The Vibrio penaeicida genome contains a region encoding:
- a CDS encoding porin, with protein MDKWKYLAVLLLIAFNSKADIELYSDETKSVSMMGEVDVFADLFNKHTSELPELNKDEDFEVSLEAFVEFQYTHQLRDGLNTFAAFEIYSYEDRDNERQTEFDDIYVGLEGKYGTLFIGEAEDSVDVVGILTDISNDGVYALDSLYEEEGKGIRYEYIYSDTYLVSADMQSSGEDNVDKEYSIAASYQTDYVNLSAMYTEAGKRMGLDLNAYAIGVGLRNETYYFAALFSSYEGPYSQGNGYFNSGKLWSAAASYTWNAFRVYATSVFDSDDQSDNSAIAYTTGVDYLVNEDMLIFGEYTGSEHDMDNWKTSAAVLGLFYKF; from the coding sequence ATGGACAAATGGAAGTATTTGGCTGTTTTGCTGCTTATTGCCTTTAACTCAAAAGCAGACATTGAACTGTACTCTGACGAAACCAAATCAGTTTCAATGATGGGTGAAGTTGATGTATTTGCCGATTTATTCAATAAGCATACTTCGGAATTACCAGAACTCAACAAGGATGAGGATTTCGAGGTGTCGCTCGAAGCTTTTGTTGAGTTTCAGTACACTCATCAACTCAGAGACGGGCTAAATACATTTGCTGCTTTTGAAATTTATAGCTACGAAGACCGCGACAACGAACGACAAACTGAGTTTGATGATATCTATGTCGGTTTAGAGGGAAAATACGGCACACTATTCATTGGCGAGGCAGAAGATAGTGTCGATGTAGTAGGCATTTTAACAGACATTAGTAACGATGGTGTGTATGCCTTGGACTCTCTATATGAGGAAGAAGGAAAAGGAATACGTTACGAATACATCTATTCTGACACCTATCTAGTTTCAGCAGATATGCAGTCTTCAGGTGAAGATAACGTAGACAAAGAGTATTCAATCGCGGCTTCTTACCAGACAGATTATGTAAATCTATCGGCCATGTACACGGAAGCGGGTAAGCGCATGGGGTTAGACCTTAACGCTTATGCCATCGGCGTGGGATTGCGTAATGAAACCTACTACTTTGCAGCCCTGTTCAGTAGCTATGAGGGGCCTTACTCTCAGGGAAATGGATACTTCAATAGTGGAAAGCTTTGGAGTGCAGCAGCGAGCTATACCTGGAATGCATTTCGTGTTTACGCGACTTCCGTCTTCGATTCGGATGATCAGTCTGACAACTCAGCGATTGCCTATACAACAGGTGTCGATTACCTTGTGAATGAGGATATGCTCATTTTTGGTGAATACACCGGTTCTGAGCATGACATGGATAACTGGAAGACAAGCGCCGCCGTTCTTGGGTTGTTTTACAAGTTCTAA
- a CDS encoding Y-family DNA polymerase, with the protein MLAIIDGSRFYASSSVIYKPKLAHAPVLVTAGQGISIANSRRASQLQINKFEPIWDSIDRLRLHSGAVFRANFNTFSYLSDRFMTVIEQEVQHCPTLRYSVDEIFVNIEKLYSIGVSIEDFISQLRRKVYKETGVATGAGVAKTLLLTKAASWAAKNMAGMNGQCVLVTQSQIDQVLKAMPIGKTWGIGSRLTRHLTMEGITNAYQLKVCDPKVYQRKYSINVANIIHELNGITIYDISESRGKKQQIWSTSSYRDRLRNEDDLFAELAHHTAEVFRKVRSQKSEAITISAFVSTSKHEACKPFSRKIELPLEYGLSDTSSAIKMFRERLVDLLPTSLHEQPIYKVGVGAPALLDCEHKQFSLFDTSDNKPELNSTMDALRSRFGSSAIKFASEKSEYSERQGNITFERLEDYFTDISDLICVKCI; encoded by the coding sequence ATGCTGGCAATCATTGATGGCTCTCGCTTTTATGCTTCATCGTCGGTTATCTATAAGCCGAAGCTCGCACATGCACCGGTATTGGTTACGGCTGGCCAAGGTATTTCCATTGCCAATTCGCGCCGAGCTTCTCAGCTTCAGATAAACAAATTCGAGCCAATTTGGGATTCAATTGATCGACTGCGCCTGCATTCCGGCGCTGTTTTCAGGGCAAACTTTAATACGTTCAGTTATCTAAGCGATCGCTTTATGACTGTCATTGAGCAAGAAGTTCAACACTGCCCAACTTTGCGCTACAGTGTCGATGAAATTTTCGTCAATATAGAGAAGCTGTATTCGATTGGTGTTTCGATTGAAGATTTTATCAGTCAGTTGAGGCGCAAAGTCTACAAGGAAACAGGCGTAGCAACGGGGGCTGGTGTAGCTAAAACGTTGTTACTGACAAAAGCCGCAAGCTGGGCAGCAAAGAACATGGCCGGTATGAACGGTCAATGCGTCTTAGTCACTCAGTCGCAAATAGATCAGGTATTGAAAGCAATGCCGATCGGTAAAACATGGGGTATTGGCTCCAGACTGACCCGACATCTAACCATGGAAGGGATTACTAACGCATACCAGCTCAAAGTTTGTGATCCCAAAGTTTATCAACGTAAGTACTCAATCAACGTTGCGAATATCATTCACGAATTGAATGGTATTACAATTTATGACATTTCAGAGTCGCGGGGCAAGAAGCAGCAGATATGGAGCACCTCCTCTTATCGAGATCGACTACGCAATGAAGACGACTTGTTTGCGGAGCTGGCGCACCACACTGCAGAGGTCTTTAGAAAAGTCCGATCGCAAAAGTCAGAGGCCATAACAATCAGTGCTTTTGTCTCTACGAGTAAACACGAGGCGTGTAAACCATTCAGTCGGAAAATTGAGTTACCGCTGGAATATGGGCTCAGTGATACATCAAGCGCGATAAAAATGTTTAGAGAGAGGTTGGTTGATTTACTGCCAACTTCGCTCCATGAACAACCGATTTATAAAGTAGGAGTTGGCGCGCCGGCCCTCCTTGACTGTGAGCACAAACAATTCTCGCTGTTTGATACCAGTGACAACAAACCGGAGCTCAACTCTACGATGGACGCTTTGCGTAGTCGTTTTGGTTCGAGCGCGATCAAATTTGCATCTGAAAAGTCTGAATACAGTGAACGACAAGGCAACATCACCTTCGAAAGACTGGAAGACTATTTTACCGACATTAGTGATCTGATTTGCGTTAAGTGCATTTGA
- a CDS encoding antibiotic biosynthesis monooxygenase family protein, with product MIAVIFEVQIQPDQQTRYLTLAEELRPLLSHVAGFISIERFQSLATEGKMLSLSWWENEYAVLQWKNHVLHAKAQQEGRESIFDFYKISIAHITREYSFKKDKDNV from the coding sequence ATGATTGCTGTAATATTTGAGGTGCAAATACAACCCGACCAACAAACTCGCTATTTGACTTTAGCTGAGGAGTTAAGACCACTATTAAGTCATGTAGCTGGTTTTATTTCAATTGAACGTTTTCAAAGTCTAGCTACAGAAGGAAAAATGTTATCGCTATCTTGGTGGGAAAACGAATACGCAGTTCTGCAATGGAAAAATCATGTTTTACATGCGAAAGCTCAACAAGAAGGGCGAGAGTCAATATTTGATTTTTACAAAATTAGTATTGCTCATATTACTCGCGAATATTCATTTAAAAAGGACAAGGATAATGTTTGA
- a CDS encoding S24 family peptidase, with protein sequence MQINLTVSAGISAFENPTLVHRDNAINLNNVFVHSPHSMQLVPSPATYEKYGICKGDWLLVDAALQPLMSDLVLVENHDETFVVEFKKYRQHQMGLEDCDPTILLGVISLSVHHYRKPVPLPVHANLVELDIHQFLIERELSTVLCRAKGESMLPYIFNDDIMILERHLTPISGDVCVIALNHELVCKRIDVERSTLYSDNAAFKPYKVNQEKDYLRMHGVVRYALRLIRGIHAGNH encoded by the coding sequence ATGCAGATCAATCTGACTGTGAGTGCGGGAATTAGCGCATTTGAAAACCCAACACTGGTCCATCGAGACAATGCGATCAACTTGAATAACGTTTTCGTACACTCCCCTCACTCGATGCAGTTGGTACCAAGCCCTGCCACTTATGAAAAATACGGGATCTGCAAGGGTGACTGGTTGCTAGTCGATGCCGCGTTGCAACCATTGATGTCTGATTTGGTGCTAGTCGAAAACCATGACGAAACTTTTGTCGTTGAGTTCAAGAAATATCGACAACATCAAATGGGTCTTGAAGACTGCGACCCGACGATTTTACTCGGTGTAATTTCGTTATCGGTGCATCACTATCGCAAGCCGGTACCACTGCCTGTTCATGCGAATTTGGTTGAGCTAGATATTCATCAATTTTTGATCGAGCGCGAGCTTTCAACTGTCCTTTGTCGTGCAAAAGGTGAGTCGATGCTGCCCTATATCTTCAATGACGACATTATGATCCTTGAACGGCATTTGACGCCAATCAGTGGTGACGTATGTGTAATTGCCTTAAATCACGAGTTAGTGTGTAAGCGAATTGATGTAGAGCGCAGTACTTTGTATTCAGACAACGCTGCTTTTAAACCCTACAAAGTAAACCAAGAGAAAGACTACTTACGAATGCATGGTGTCGTTCGATATGCGCTACGTTTGATCCGAGGTATTCATGCTGGCAATCATTGA
- a CDS encoding regulatory protein RecX gives MMKEQFTVRQAKNQESVFKSALWHLESKGYFLTIAELKVKLARKTDNEEWIDNTIEKLLDLVIIKSDEQFAIEYIERSFFADYGSLKISKILKKKMIPDEVISSSLSSVILEKSINEQSIINAYLNSYYHEFGITKEKLIRNIVKRGFSSKQAEEAIKQHPKAHTLKTDRQVKAEKTDVRKELIKYCRKGKGLRWIRMELRSKGVNVDNIDSVAYSMAQSGEIDFYLSCEKALDKKSFDLSDYKEKNKAYAYLSGRGFNTDEIKEALDNQFSSN, from the coding sequence ATGATGAAAGAGCAATTCACGGTAAGACAGGCAAAAAACCAGGAGTCAGTTTTCAAATCTGCGCTATGGCATCTAGAAAGCAAAGGCTATTTTCTTACCATTGCTGAATTAAAGGTCAAGTTAGCTAGGAAAACGGACAATGAAGAATGGATTGATAATACAATAGAAAAGCTATTGGACCTCGTAATAATTAAGAGTGATGAGCAATTCGCTATTGAATATATTGAAAGATCATTTTTTGCAGATTATGGATCTTTGAAAATATCCAAAATACTAAAGAAAAAGATGATTCCTGATGAGGTTATTAGCTCTAGCCTGTCATCGGTTATTTTAGAAAAATCTATCAATGAGCAATCAATTATTAACGCCTACTTAAACAGTTACTACCATGAGTTTGGTATCACCAAAGAAAAACTGATTCGAAATATAGTCAAGCGTGGGTTTAGTAGTAAACAGGCAGAAGAGGCAATTAAGCAACATCCCAAGGCTCATACGCTCAAAACTGATAGGCAGGTAAAGGCTGAGAAGACAGACGTACGAAAAGAGCTTATTAAATATTGTCGAAAAGGCAAAGGGTTACGTTGGATCAGAATGGAGCTTCGATCCAAAGGAGTCAACGTTGACAACATCGATTCTGTAGCATATTCAATGGCTCAATCTGGCGAAATTGATTTCTACTTAAGTTGCGAGAAAGCTTTAGATAAAAAGAGCTTCGACTTATCAGATTATAAAGAGAAGAACAAAGCATACGCCTACTTAAGTGGTAGAGGGTTTAATACAGATGAGATTAAAGAAGCATTAGACAATCAATTTTCTTCTAATTAA
- a CDS encoding ribosome modulation factor, giving the protein MNKDQFDTYQQGYNAYLDGADETSNPYNGLSSELWSDGWQDAEEDEQRFV; this is encoded by the coding sequence ATGAACAAAGACCAGTTTGATACATACCAGCAAGGCTACAACGCCTACTTAGACGGCGCTGATGAAACTTCCAATCCCTATAATGGATTGTCATCGGAATTATGGAGTGATGGCTGGCAAGACGCAGAAGAAGATGAGCAACGTTTCGTTTAA
- a CDS encoding IS4-like element ISVsa5 family transposase translates to MCELDILHDSLYQFCPELHLKRLNSLTLACHALLDCKTLTLTELGRNLPTKARTKHNIKRIDRLLGNRHLHKERLAVYRWHASFICSGNTMPIVLVDWSDIREQKRLMVLRASVALHGRSVTLYEKAFPLSEQCSKKAHDQFLADLASILPSNTTPLIVSDAGFKVPWYKSVEKLGWYWLSRVRGKVQYADLGAENWKPISNLHDMSSSHSKTLGYKRLTKSNPISCQILLYKSRSKGRKNQRSTRTHCHHPSPKIYSASAKEPWILATNLPVEIRTPKQLVNIYSKRMQIEETFRDLKSPAYGLGLRHSRTSSSERFDIMLLIALMLQLTCWLAGVHAQKQGWDKHFQANTVRNRNVLSTVRLGMEVLRHSGYTITREDSLVAATLLTQNLFTHGYVLGKL, encoded by the coding sequence ATGTGCGAACTCGATATTTTACACGACTCTCTTTACCAATTCTGCCCCGAATTACACTTAAAACGACTCAACAGCTTAACGTTGGCTTGCCACGCCTTACTTGACTGTAAAACTCTCACTCTTACCGAACTTGGCCGTAACCTGCCAACCAAAGCGAGAACAAAACATAACATCAAACGAATCGACCGATTGTTAGGTAATCGTCACCTCCACAAAGAGCGACTCGCTGTATACCGTTGGCATGCTAGCTTTATCTGTTCGGGCAATACGATGCCCATTGTACTTGTTGACTGGTCTGATATCCGTGAGCAAAAACGGCTTATGGTATTGCGAGCTTCAGTCGCACTACACGGTCGTTCTGTTACTCTTTATGAGAAAGCGTTCCCGCTTTCAGAGCAATGTTCAAAGAAAGCTCATGACCAATTTCTAGCCGACCTTGCGAGCATTCTACCGAGTAACACCACACCGCTCATTGTCAGTGATGCTGGCTTTAAAGTGCCATGGTATAAATCCGTTGAGAAGCTGGGTTGGTACTGGTTAAGTCGAGTAAGAGGAAAAGTACAATATGCAGACCTAGGAGCGGAAAACTGGAAACCTATCAGCAACTTACATGATATGTCATCTAGTCACTCAAAGACTTTAGGCTATAAGAGGCTGACTAAAAGCAATCCAATCTCATGCCAAATTCTATTGTATAAATCTCGCTCTAAAGGCCGAAAAAATCAGCGCTCGACACGGACTCATTGTCACCACCCGTCACCTAAAATCTACTCAGCGTCGGCAAAGGAGCCATGGATTCTAGCAACTAACTTACCTGTTGAAATTCGAACACCCAAACAACTTGTTAATATCTATTCGAAGCGAATGCAGATTGAAGAAACCTTCCGAGACTTGAAAAGTCCTGCCTACGGACTAGGCCTACGCCATAGCCGAACGAGCAGCTCAGAGCGTTTTGATATCATGCTGCTAATCGCCCTGATGCTTCAACTAACATGTTGGCTTGCGGGCGTTCATGCTCAGAAACAAGGTTGGGACAAGCACTTCCAGGCTAACACAGTCAGAAATCGAAACGTACTCTCAACAGTTCGCTTAGGCATGGAAGTTTTGCGGCATTCTGGCTACACAATAACAAGGGAAGACTCACTCGTGGCTGCAACCCTGCTTACTCAAAATCTATTCACACATGGTTACGTTTTGGGGAAATTATGA
- the gltS gene encoding sodium/glutamate symporter, protein MILDASYTLLVACIALLIGMFVVKFTPFLQKNHIPEAVVGGFIVAIVLLIIDKTSGYSFTFDASLQSLLMLTFFSSIGLSSDFSRLIKGGKPLVLLTIAVTILIAIQNTVGMSMAVMMNESPFIGLIAGSITLTGGHGNAGAWGPILADKYGVTGAVELAMACATLGLVLGGLVGGPVARHLLKKVSIPKTTEQERDTIVEAFEQPSVKRKINANNVIETISMLIICIVVGGYISALFKDTFLQLPTFVWCLFVGIIIRNTLTHVFKHEVFEPTVDVLGSVALSLFLAMALMSLKFGQLASMAGPVLIIIAVQTVVMVLFACFITFKMMGKDYDAVVISAGHCGFGMGATPTAIANMQTVTKAFGPSHKAFLVVPMVGAFIVDISNSILIKIFIEIGTYFT, encoded by the coding sequence ATGATCCTAGATGCCAGTTATACATTATTAGTCGCATGTATCGCGCTACTCATAGGAATGTTTGTCGTAAAATTTACCCCGTTCCTACAAAAAAACCACATACCAGAAGCCGTCGTTGGTGGCTTTATTGTTGCAATTGTTCTGTTAATTATTGATAAAACATCAGGTTATTCGTTTACTTTTGATGCTTCATTGCAAAGTTTATTAATGCTCACATTCTTTTCCTCTATCGGGCTAAGTTCTGACTTTTCTCGACTGATTAAAGGAGGAAAGCCGTTAGTTCTATTAACTATTGCAGTAACGATCCTAATCGCCATTCAAAATACTGTCGGCATGAGTATGGCTGTCATGATGAATGAAAGTCCATTTATTGGCTTAATTGCAGGTTCAATTACTCTAACAGGTGGTCATGGTAATGCCGGAGCATGGGGCCCTATTCTCGCTGATAAATATGGTGTAACAGGCGCCGTTGAATTAGCGATGGCTTGTGCAACACTTGGATTAGTGTTGGGTGGTTTAGTTGGCGGCCCTGTTGCCCGTCATCTTTTGAAAAAGGTCTCTATTCCTAAAACAACCGAGCAAGAGCGCGACACTATCGTTGAAGCTTTTGAGCAACCAAGCGTCAAAAGAAAAATCAATGCAAATAACGTTATTGAAACCATTTCAATGCTGATTATCTGTATTGTTGTTGGTGGCTATATCAGTGCATTGTTTAAAGATACTTTTCTGCAACTGCCTACTTTTGTCTGGTGTTTATTTGTCGGTATTATTATCCGTAATACACTGACTCATGTATTTAAACACGAAGTGTTTGAGCCGACCGTCGATGTATTAGGTAGCGTTGCTTTATCGCTTTTCTTGGCAATGGCGTTAATGTCATTAAAATTTGGTCAATTGGCAAGCATGGCAGGGCCAGTATTAATTATCATTGCTGTACAAACTGTTGTCATGGTGCTATTTGCCTGCTTTATCACCTTCAAAATGATGGGCAAAGATTATGATGCTGTCGTGATCAGCGCGGGTCACTGTGGCTTTGGTATGGGAGCAACACCAACAGCAATTGCGAATATGCAAACAGTCACAAAAGCATTTGGACCATCACATAAAGCTTTCCTTGTCGTTCCTATGGTCGGTGCCTTTATTGTTGATATTTCAAACAGTATCTTAATTAAAATATTTATTGAAATTGGTACATACTTTACCTAA
- the tetR(B) gene encoding tetracycline resistance transcriptional repressor TetR(B) — translation MSRLDKSKVINSALELLNEVGIEGLTTRKLAQKLGVEQPTLYWHVKNKRALLDALAIEMLDRHHTHFCPLEGESWQDFLRNNAKSFRCALLSHRDGAKVHLGTRPTEKQYETLENQLAFLCQQGFSLENALYALSAVGHFTLGCVLEDQEHQVAKEERETPTTDSMPPLLRQAIELFDHQGAEPAFLFGLELIICGLEKQLKCESGS, via the coding sequence ATGTCTAGATTAGATAAAAGTAAAGTGATTAACAGCGCATTAGAGCTGCTTAATGAGGTCGGAATCGAAGGTTTAACAACCCGTAAACTCGCCCAGAAGCTAGGTGTAGAGCAGCCTACATTGTATTGGCATGTAAAAAATAAGCGGGCTTTGCTCGACGCCTTAGCCATTGAGATGTTAGATAGGCACCATACTCACTTTTGCCCTTTAGAAGGGGAAAGCTGGCAAGATTTTTTACGTAATAACGCTAAAAGTTTTAGATGTGCTTTACTAAGTCATCGCGATGGAGCAAAAGTACATTTAGGTACACGGCCTACAGAAAAACAGTATGAAACTCTCGAAAATCAATTAGCCTTTTTATGCCAACAAGGTTTTTCACTAGAGAATGCATTATATGCACTCAGCGCTGTGGGGCATTTTACTTTAGGTTGCGTATTGGAAGATCAAGAGCATCAAGTCGCTAAAGAAGAAAGGGAAACACCTACTACTGATAGTATGCCGCCATTATTACGACAAGCTATCGAATTATTTGATCACCAAGGTGCAGAGCCAGCCTTCTTATTCGGCCTTGAATTGATCATATGCGGATTAGAAAAACAACTTAAATGTGAAAGTGGGTCTTAA
- a CDS encoding ArsR/SmtB family transcription factor, producing MANLIRKEVTFESSIAAIGAAMSDISRVKILSALMDGRAWTATELSSVANISASTASSHLSKLLDCQLITVVAQGKHRYFRLAGKDIAELMESMMGISLNHGVHAKVSTPVHLRKARTCYDHLAGEVAVKIYDSLCQQQWITENGSMITLSGIQYFHEMGIDVPSKHSRKICCACLDWSERRFHLGGYVGAALFSLYESKGWLTRHLGYREVTITEKGYAAFKTHFHI from the coding sequence ATGGCTAATTTAATACGAAAAGAGGTTACCTTTGAGTCCTCAATAGCCGCGATAGGGGCGGCTATGTCTGACATTTCACGAGTTAAAATACTCAGTGCTTTGATGGATGGGCGAGCTTGGACGGCCACTGAGCTAAGTTCTGTGGCGAATATATCAGCTTCAACGGCGAGCAGTCATTTATCTAAATTATTAGATTGCCAGCTAATCACAGTAGTAGCTCAAGGCAAGCATCGTTATTTTCGGCTAGCAGGAAAAGATATTGCTGAATTGATGGAAAGTATGATGGGGATCTCCTTAAACCATGGCGTACATGCCAAAGTTTCCACGCCAGTGCATTTACGAAAAGCACGTACTTGCTATGATCATTTAGCTGGCGAAGTTGCCGTTAAGATCTATGATTCCCTTTGTCAACAGCAATGGATCACTGAAAATGGTTCAATGATCACATTAAGTGGTATTCAATATTTTCATGAAATGGGAATTGACGTTCCTTCCAAACATTCACGTAAAATCTGTTGTGCGTGTTTAGATTGGAGTGAACGCCGTTTCCATTTAGGTGGGTACGTTGGAGCCGCATTATTTTCGCTTTATGAATCTAAAGGGTGGTTAACTCGACATCTTGGTTACCGTGAAGTTACCATCACGGAAAAAGGTTATGCTGCTTTTAAGACCCACTTTCACATTTAA
- a CDS encoding site-specific integrase, which translates to MTNLKKSNPFKNRVVRRADGISKNANEKALKKRSALSEAPSFKHYRKMLDTIYLYNPVLSLLFEMQSLTGLRYSDASTLIRNDFYDEVTGNFKPHFEFTPLKTYSLALDRIKNKDKNNSSSEDIEAKARNEAILTIFTNDRIREVIDEVEELNGHIDSQFLFASEHAFSGGNPISIQYANRLLKRLHVDHPDLGFKETGTHSWRKYFATSMVELNGANLVQVQALLGHRDVNTTAKYVSKKKSDLQELIMQMKTEAA; encoded by the coding sequence ATGACGAATTTGAAGAAGAGCAACCCTTTTAAAAATAGGGTCGTGCGTCGTGCTGATGGCATAAGCAAGAATGCCAACGAAAAGGCATTGAAGAAGCGCAGTGCGTTAAGTGAAGCTCCTAGCTTTAAACATTACAGAAAGATGCTGGACACCATTTACCTGTACAACCCAGTCCTTTCTCTTCTGTTCGAAATGCAATCTCTAACTGGCCTTAGATACAGTGATGCCTCAACGCTTATTCGAAATGACTTCTATGACGAAGTGACTGGGAACTTTAAGCCCCATTTTGAGTTCACTCCATTAAAGACTTATAGCCTAGCTCTTGATCGGATTAAAAATAAAGACAAGAACAACAGTTCAAGTGAAGATATCGAAGCCAAAGCGCGTAACGAAGCTATTTTGACCATATTCACGAACGACAGGATTCGGGAAGTAATTGATGAAGTAGAAGAATTGAATGGCCATATCGATTCTCAATTTCTGTTTGCCTCGGAGCATGCATTTAGTGGTGGAAATCCAATCTCAATCCAATATGCCAACAGGCTGTTAAAACGGCTTCACGTTGACCATCCTGACTTGGGATTCAAAGAGACGGGTACTCACAGCTGGCGTAAGTATTTTGCTACAAGCATGGTTGAGCTTAATGGAGCAAATCTGGTTCAAGTTCAGGCTTTATTAGGTCACCGCGATGTCAATACTACAGCCAAATACGTGAGTAAGAAGAAGAGTGATCTTCAAGAGTTAATCATGCAAATGAAGACTGAGGCTGCCTGA
- the tet(B) gene encoding tetracycline efflux MFS transporter Tet(B), translating into MNSSTKIALVITLLDAMGIGLIMPVLPTLLREFIASEDIANHFGVLLALYALMQVIFAPWLGKMSDRFGRRPVLLLSLIGASLDYLLLAFSSALWMLYLGRLLSGITGATGAVAASVIADTTSASQRVKWFGWLGASFGLGLIAGPIIGGFAGEISPHSPFFIAALLNIVTFLVVMFWFRETKNTRDNTDTEVGVETQSNSVYITLFKTMPILLIIYFSAQLIGQIPATVWVLFTENRFGWNSMMVGFSLAGLGLLHSVFQAFVAGRIATKWGEKTAVLLGFIADSSAFAFLAFISEGWLVFPVLILLAGGGIALPALQGVMSIQTKSHQQGALQGLLVSLNNATGVIGPLLFAVIYNHSLPIWDGWIWIIGLAFYCIIILLSMTFMLTPQAQGSKQETSA; encoded by the coding sequence ATGAATAGTTCGACAAAGATCGCATTGGTAATTACGTTACTCGATGCCATGGGGATTGGCCTTATCATGCCAGTCTTGCCAACGTTATTACGTGAATTTATTGCTTCGGAAGATATCGCTAACCACTTTGGCGTATTGCTTGCACTTTATGCGTTAATGCAGGTTATCTTTGCTCCTTGGCTTGGAAAAATGTCTGACCGATTTGGTCGGCGCCCAGTGCTGTTGTTGTCATTAATAGGCGCATCGCTGGATTACTTATTGCTGGCTTTTTCAAGTGCGCTTTGGATGCTGTATTTAGGCCGTTTGCTTTCAGGGATCACAGGAGCTACTGGGGCTGTCGCGGCATCGGTCATTGCCGATACCACCTCAGCTTCTCAACGCGTGAAGTGGTTCGGTTGGTTAGGGGCAAGTTTTGGGCTTGGTTTAATAGCGGGGCCTATTATTGGTGGTTTTGCAGGAGAGATTTCACCGCATAGTCCCTTTTTTATCGCTGCGTTGCTAAATATTGTCACTTTCCTTGTGGTTATGTTTTGGTTCCGTGAAACCAAAAATACACGTGATAATACAGATACCGAAGTAGGGGTTGAGACGCAATCGAATTCGGTATACATCACTTTATTTAAAACGATGCCCATTTTGTTGATTATTTATTTTTCAGCGCAATTGATAGGCCAAATTCCCGCAACGGTGTGGGTGCTATTTACCGAAAATCGTTTTGGATGGAATAGCATGATGGTTGGCTTTTCATTAGCGGGTCTTGGTCTTTTACACTCAGTATTCCAAGCCTTTGTGGCAGGAAGAATAGCCACTAAATGGGGCGAAAAAACGGCAGTACTGCTCGGATTTATTGCAGATAGTAGTGCATTTGCCTTTTTAGCGTTTATATCTGAAGGTTGGTTAGTTTTCCCTGTTTTAATTTTATTGGCTGGTGGTGGGATCGCTTTACCTGCATTACAGGGAGTGATGTCTATCCAAACAAAGAGTCATCAGCAAGGTGCTTTACAGGGATTATTGGTGAGCCTTAACAATGCAACCGGTGTTATTGGCCCATTACTGTTTGCTGTTATTTATAATCATTCACTACCAATTTGGGATGGCTGGATTTGGATTATTGGTTTAGCGTTTTACTGTATTATTATCCTGCTATCGATGACCTTCATGTTAACCCCTCAAGCTCAGGGGAGTAAACAGGAGACAAGTGCTTAG